Proteins from a single region of Carassius gibelio isolate Cgi1373 ecotype wild population from Czech Republic chromosome A5, carGib1.2-hapl.c, whole genome shotgun sequence:
- the LOC128014022 gene encoding replication factor C subunit 5-like, whose translation MASTSKTQAQTRNLPWVEKYRPQKLDDLISHQDILSTIQKFISEDRLPHLLFYGPPGTGKTSTILACAKQLYKDKEFNSMVLELNASDDRGIDVVRGPILSFASTRTIFKKGFKLVILDEADAMTQDAQNALRRVIEKFTENTRFCLICNYLSKIIPALQSRCTRFRFGPLSQSQMIPRLEHVIQQESIDITPDGMKAIVTLSTGDMRRSLNILQSTHMAYGKVTEETVYTCTGHPLRSDIANILDWGLNKDFTTAYNQILQLKTLKGLALHDILTEIHLLIHRVDFPPSIRMGLLIKLADIEYRLASGTNEKIQLSSMVAAFQAVRDIVVSDG comes from the exons ATGGCATCAACAAGTAAAACACAAGCTCAGACGAGAAATTTACCATG gGTTGAAAAGTACAGGCCACAGAAATTAGATGACCTCATCTCACATCAAGACATCCTGAGCACAA TCCAGAAGTTCATCAGTGAAGACCGATTGCCTCATCTTCTCTTCTATGGACCTCCGGGAACAGGAAAGACCTCTACTATACTAGCGTGTGCTAAACAGCTGTACAAAGATAAAGAGTTCAACTCCATGGTCCTGGAG CTCAATGCGTCAGATGACCGTGGCATAGATGTGGTGAGGGGGCCGATCCTCAGCTTTGCCAGCACACGAACCATCTTCAA GAAAGGCTTTAAGTTGGTGATCCTGGACGAGGCGGATGCTATGACCCAGGACGCACAGAATGCTTTAAGGAGAG tcATTGAGAAGTTCACAGAGAACACCCGTTTCTGTCTGATCTGTAACTACCTCTCAAAGATCATACCTGCGCTGCAGTCTCGATGCACACGGTTTCGTTTCGGCCCCCTGTCTCAGAGCCAGATGATTCCCAGACTAGAGCATGTGATACAGCAAGAGAG CATTGACATCACACCAGATGGCATGAAGGCCATTGTGACCCTCTCAACAGGAGACATGAGGCGATCATTAAACATTTTACAG AGCACCCATATGGCCTATGGGAAGGTGACGGAGGAGACCGTGTACACATGTACTGGACATCCTCTTAGATCAGACATCGCCAACATACTGGACTGGGGTCTCAATAAAGACTTCACCACTGCATATAACC AAATTCTGCAGCTCAAAACTCTCAAAGGTCTGGCACTTCATGACATCTTAACTGAAATCCATCTTCTCATTCACCGCG TGGACTTCCCTCCCTCCATCCGCATGGGCTTACTTATAAAACTTGCAGATATTGA ATATCGTCTGGCCTCCGGAACCAATGAGAAGATCCAGCTGAGCTCAATGGTTGCAGCTTTCCAGGCTGTTAGAGACATCGTAGTCAGCGATGGATAG